The Kineosporia sp. NBRC 101731 genome has a window encoding:
- a CDS encoding primosomal protein, producing MTTEPRAALDRLIAALEAHLDAASKRTGEADPAVVAAYQTLADAFETYDESLYDAFDEVTPFVLYDDAEDALTGEDDDEDDDDDLEDYEDEDDEDDDEEEDEKDDTPAPARP from the coding sequence ATGACGACGGAGCCCCGAGCTGCGCTTGACCGCCTGATTGCTGCTCTTGAGGCGCACCTGGACGCCGCCAGCAAGCGGACGGGGGAGGCCGACCCCGCAGTGGTGGCGGCCTACCAGACCTTGGCCGACGCCTTCGAGACCTACGACGAGTCGCTCTACGACGCCTTCGACGAGGTGACGCCCTTCGTTCTCTACGACGACGCCGAAGACGCGCTCACCGGCGAGGACGACGACGAGGACGACGATGACGACCTCGAGGACTACGAGGACGAGGACGACGAGGACGACGATGAGGAGGAGGACGAGAAGGACGACACGCCCGCCCCGGCGCGGCCCTGA